Proteins encoded by one window of Bacteroidetes bacterium GWF2_43_63:
- a CDS encoding 4-hydroxy-3-methylbut-2-enyl diphosphate reductase gives MKITIDNKSGFCSGVTSAIQAAEKELRQSKRLYCLGDLVHNSSEMDRLRNLGLEVITYDQFKSLKNERVLIRAHGEPPSTYEIARQNNLTLLDYSCPVVLKLQKRIITGFDQMSAQNGQVVIYGKHGHAEVIGLNGQISDKAIIISSPDNLTGIDFTKPIVLFSQTTKDENGFYQVAEAIKQTMIKSGIDPDKSLTINNTICRLVSKRVPQLRKFASEHDIVIFVSGIKSSNGQFLFSICQEVNHRCYMISDVTQLKKEWFRATDSVGICGATSTPMWLMEEVSKNIEKMNIL, from the coding sequence ATGAAAATCACAATCGACAATAAATCCGGATTTTGCTCGGGCGTTACTTCGGCCATTCAGGCTGCTGAGAAAGAACTCAGGCAGAGCAAAAGACTATATTGTCTTGGCGATCTGGTGCACAATAGTTCCGAAATGGATCGTTTGCGCAACCTTGGTCTGGAAGTAATTACTTATGACCAATTTAAATCGCTAAAAAACGAGCGGGTTCTCATAAGAGCGCACGGAGAGCCACCCTCGACTTATGAAATTGCCCGTCAAAACAATCTGACGCTGCTCGATTATTCCTGTCCGGTTGTACTCAAGTTGCAGAAAAGAATCATTACCGGATTTGATCAAATGTCGGCTCAGAATGGTCAGGTTGTGATTTACGGCAAACACGGGCATGCTGAAGTCATTGGGCTCAATGGTCAGATCAGCGATAAAGCAATTATAATCAGCTCGCCGGACAATCTCACTGGCATTGATTTTACAAAGCCCATCGTATTATTTTCTCAAACGACCAAGGATGAAAACGGATTTTATCAGGTAGCTGAAGCAATCAAACAGACAATGATTAAATCCGGAATCGATCCGGACAAAAGTCTCACCATCAACAATACCATTTGCCGCCTTGTTTCGAAAAGGGTTCCGCAATTACGGAAATTTGCATCTGAACACGATATCGTGATTTTTGTCAGCGGGATTAAAAGCTCAAACGGTCAGTTTCTGTTCAGCATTTGCCAGGAGGTAAATCACCGTTGTTACATGATTTCCGATGTTACGCAACTTAAAAAGGAATGGTTTCGGGCCACCGACAGTGTTGGAATTTGTGGCGCGACTTCAACTCCAATGTGGCTAATGGAAGAAGTTTCGAAAAATATTGAAAAAATGAACATTTTATAA